A single Glycine soja cultivar W05 chromosome 14, ASM419377v2, whole genome shotgun sequence DNA region contains:
- the LOC114384366 gene encoding rust resistance kinase Lr10-like, producing the protein MNFGACLQQTMLNFQKLSLLILLTLVFQPVNVIGKNHYCMQKCGRVHIQFPFYLRNSNKFNHTTDYPTGFGLLCTEKDDTLLELPSVPIKLFVRNIDYKSQQIEIYDPQNCLPSQLLKLGNASISPFQFSKPKGFYDYEKDLYDSRTNVSFFRCDSRSLCPIFLLDPSDDVNLFIPDILYCTKLKDILSVKWYFNMEDWDSAVLMEWSKPNCSYCEAQGQKCRWKNGTNGETECFVCPTNKIPTRTVLIIAAGGIVGLMLLLLLAKALFHVYCYHKMKGEDQARIEKFLEDYRAMKPTRFTYADIKRMTNGLSESLGEGAHGAVFKGMLSREILVAVKILNNAVGDGKDFMNEVGTIGKIHHVNVVRLLGFCAEGFHHALVYDFFPNGSLQRFLAPPDNKDVFLGWDKLQRIAMGVARGIEYLHLGCDQRILHFDINPHNVLLDEDLIPKITDFGLAKLCPKNQNTVSMSAAKGTLGYIAPEVFSRSYGNVSYKSDIYSYGMLLLEMVGGRKNTNVSLEESFQVLYPEWIYNLLEGRDTHVTIENEGDVKTAKKLAIIGLWCIQWNPVDRPSIKTVVQMLEEDGDKLIAPPNPFGTTNSSGTNVVVPTRRQNFELEIIHETNE; encoded by the exons ATGAATTTTGGGGCCTGCTTGCAACAGACAATGCTCAATTTTCAGAAATTGTCTCTTCTAATTCTATTGACTTTGGTGTTTCAGCCTGTGAATGTGATAGGCAAGAACCACTACTGCATGCAGAAATGTGGTCGCGTTCATATTCAATTTCCATTTTatctcagaaacagcaataagTTCAATCACACCACAGACTATCCCACTGGGTTCGGTCTGTTATGCACTGAAAAAGATGATACTTTGCTGGAGCTACCTTCTGTTCCAATAAAATTGTTTGTCAGAAACATTGATTACAAATCTCAGCAAATTGAAATCTACGACCCTCAAAATTGCCTTCCAAGTCAGCTCTTGAAACTCGGCAATGCATCCATTTCTCCTTTCCAATTTTCGAAGCCAAAAGGTTTTTATGATTACGAGAAAGATTTATACGATTCCAGGACTAACGTTTCCTTCTTCCGTTGTGATTCAAGGTCACTGTGCCCTATTTTTCTACTTGACCCATCGGACGACGTTAATCTATTTATCCCCGATATACTATACTGCACTAAGCTGAAAGATATTTTGTCCGTGAAGTGGTACTTCAATATGGAAGATTGGGATTCAGCAGTGCTTATGGAATGGTCAAAACCTAACTGTAGTTACTGTGAAGCACAAGGCCAGAAATGTAGATGGAAGAATGGTACCAACGGTGAAACTGAATGTTTCGTTTGCCCAACAAACAAGATTCCGACACGGACTGTTCTAATCATTGCTGCAG GAGGAATAGTTGGTTTGATGCTTTTGCTGCTATTGGCCAAGGCATTGTTTCATGTGTATTGCTATCATAAGATGAAAGGAGAAGACCAGGCTCGGATAGAGAAATTCTTGGAGGATTATAGGGCAATGAAGCCTACTCGATTCACTTATGCTGACATTAAGAGAATGACAAATGGGCTTAGTGAGAGTTTAGGGGAAGGGGCTCATGGAGCAGTGTTCAAAGGAATGCTCTCCCGAGAAATTCTTGTTGCTGTGAAGATACTCAACAACGCAGTGGGTGACGGAAAGGATTTCATGAATGAAGTGGGGACTATTGGGAAAATTCATCATGTTAACGTTGTTCGTTTGCTCGGATTCTGCGCAGAAGGGTTCCACCATGCTCTTGTTTATGATTTCTTCCCAAATGGATCGCTGCAGAGATTCTTGGCTCCGCCTGACAACAAGGATGTTTTCCTTGGTTGGGACAAGTTGCAAAGAATTGCTATGGGTGTTGCCAGAGGGATTGAGTATCTCCACCTTGGCTGTGACCAAAGAATACTTCACTTTGATATCAATCCTCACAATGTTTTGCTAGATGAGGACCTCATTCCAAAAATCACTGATTTTGGACTTGCTAAGTTGtgtcccaaaaatcaaaacacGGTGTCCATGAGTGCAGCCAAGGGAACCTTGGGCTACATTGCCcctgaagttttctcaagaagcTACGGTAATGTGTCATATAAGTCTGACATTTACAGCTATGGGATGTTGCTGCTGGAGATGGTTGGAGGAAGAAAGAATACAAATGTGTCATTAGAGGAAAGTTTCCAAGTTCTATACCCTGAATGGATCTATAACTTGCTAGAAGGCAGAGACACACATGTTACCATTGAGAATGAGGGAGATGTGAAAACTGCAAAGAAACTTGCCATTATAGGACTTTGGTGCATTCAGTGGAATCCAGTGGACCGTCCATCCATAAAAACGGTTGTGCAAATGCTTGAAGAGGATGGAGACAAATTAATTGCACCCCCCAATCCTTTTGGCACCACCAATTCTTCTGGAACAAATGTCGTTGTTCCAACAAGGCGTCAGAATTTCGAGTTGGAAATTATTCATGAAACAAATGAGTAA